A stretch of the Elephas maximus indicus isolate mEleMax1 chromosome 3, mEleMax1 primary haplotype, whole genome shotgun sequence genome encodes the following:
- the LOC126071160 gene encoding olfactory receptor 7C2-like: protein MYLVCVIGNLLIILAISSDSHLHTPMYFFLSNLSFTDICFTSTTIPKMLVNIQTQSKVITYEGCLTQMYFFMIFAELDDLLLTVMAYDRFVAVCHPLHYMVIMNPRLCGLLLLLSWLTVVSLFYGVGLGVYFTSGTVHPSRKSSIVSVMYTVVTPMLNPFIYSLKNRDMKGALRKLFSRGSCSQ, encoded by the exons ATGTACCTGGTCTGCGTTATAGGAAACCTGCTTATTATTCTGGCCATTAGTTCAGACTCCCatctccacactcccatgtacttcttcctctcaaacctgtccttcactgacatctgtttcaCTTCCACCACCATCCCCAAGATGCTGGTGAATATTCAGACACAGAGCAAAGTCATCACCTATGAAGGCTGCCTTACCCAGATGtattttttcatgatttttgCTGAACTGGATGATTTGCTACTGACAGTGATGGCTTATGACCGGTTCGTGGCTGTCTGCCACCCTCTGCACTACATGGTCATCATGAACCCACGCCTCTGTGGTCTCCTGCTTCTGCTTTCTTGGTTAA CTGTTGTCTCCTTATTCTATGGTGTAGGCCTTGGGGTCTACTTCACCTCTGGAACAGTCCATCCCTCTAGAAAAAGTTCAATAGTCTCAGTGATGTACACTGTGGTCACCCCCATGCTGAATCCATTCATCTACAGCCTGAAGAACAGGGACATGAAGGGGGCTCTGAGGAAACTTTTCAGCAGAGGATCTTGCTCTCAGTGA